A genomic region of Sideroxydans sp. CL21 contains the following coding sequences:
- a CDS encoding TIGR03862 family flavoprotein, with translation MTSSNSLPAPVVAIIGGGPAGLMAAEVLAKGGARVDLYDAMPSLGRKFLMAGKGGMNITHAEPFDIFLTRYGTRRPDIEPLLRDFPPDKLREWVHGLGIDTFVGTSSRVFPADIKAAPLLRAWLHRLRESGVHFHVRHRWCGWNDTGALRFATPEVEHTVNADAVVLALGGGSWPQLGSDGAWVPLLSQRDIPIAPLRPANCGFDVEWSPYFRKHFVGEPLKSVAAAFGDVRRQGECVVTEQGIEGGLIYAHSAALRDEIERTGHATLHLDLLPDWSLQRVQIEVSHPRGSRSLSSHLQSRLGLKGVKANLLREILSAGQMHDPVLLAHTIKDLPLLLISARPLSEAISTAGGITFAALDEKMMLKNLPGVFCAGEMLDWEAPTGGYLLSACFASGFAAGKGVLDWLRQSGQMQGDS, from the coding sequence ATGACTTCGAGCAATTCTTTGCCTGCCCCTGTTGTCGCCATCATAGGCGGCGGCCCTGCCGGATTGATGGCGGCGGAAGTATTGGCTAAAGGCGGAGCGCGCGTCGACTTATATGACGCGATGCCCAGCCTGGGGCGCAAATTCCTGATGGCAGGCAAAGGCGGCATGAACATCACCCATGCCGAACCGTTTGATATATTCCTCACCCGCTACGGCACACGTCGTCCGGATATCGAACCGCTTTTGCGCGATTTTCCTCCAGATAAATTGCGCGAATGGGTACACGGTCTCGGTATCGACACTTTCGTCGGCACGTCCAGCCGCGTCTTCCCTGCCGACATCAAAGCCGCGCCTCTGCTGCGCGCCTGGCTGCATCGTTTGCGCGAGAGCGGCGTGCATTTTCATGTCCGGCATCGCTGGTGCGGATGGAATGATACGGGTGCGTTGCGTTTTGCCACACCGGAAGTCGAACACACTGTAAATGCAGATGCCGTGGTATTGGCCTTGGGTGGAGGCAGTTGGCCGCAACTCGGTTCGGACGGGGCATGGGTGCCCCTGCTGTCGCAACGCGATATTCCCATCGCACCGTTGCGCCCGGCCAACTGCGGCTTCGATGTCGAGTGGAGCCCGTACTTCCGTAAACACTTTGTCGGCGAACCCCTCAAGTCTGTCGCTGCCGCTTTTGGCGACGTGCGCAGACAAGGCGAATGCGTCGTTACCGAACAGGGCATCGAAGGCGGTTTGATCTATGCGCACTCTGCCGCGCTGCGCGACGAGATCGAACGCACCGGCCATGCGACATTGCATCTCGATCTGTTGCCGGATTGGTCGCTGCAAAGAGTGCAAATCGAAGTGTCGCATCCGCGCGGTTCTCGCTCGCTTTCCAGCCACCTGCAAAGCCGCCTTGGATTGAAAGGCGTGAAGGCAAACTTGCTGCGCGAAATATTGAGTGCCGGGCAAATGCACGATCCGGTATTGCTGGCACACACCATTAAAGACTTGCCGCTCCTCCTCATTTCAGCGCGTCCGTTGAGCGAAGCCATTAGCACTGCCGGCGGCATCACTTTTGCAGCCTTGGATGAAAAGATGATGCTCAAAAACCTGCCCGGCGTTTTCTGCGCGGGTGAAATGCTGGATTGGGAAGCACCCACTGGCGGTTATTTGCTCAGTGCGTGTTTTGCCAGCGGCTTTGCCGCCGGCAAAGGCGTCTTGGACTGGTTACGGCAATCCGGCCAAATGCAAGGCGATTCCTGA
- a CDS encoding DEAD/DEAH box helicase produces MNTVSFADLKLAPEILRALTESGYTIPTPVQAQAIPVVLEGHDLMAGAQTGTGKTAAFALPMLQKLLPHASSSTSPAKHPVRALILVPTRELAIQVEESVKTYAKHTNLRSLVVFGGVDIKTQTPHLKTGVEILVATPGRLLDHIEQKTVQLNLVQMLVLDEADRMLDMGFMPALKRILALLPRQRQSLMFSATFSNEIKKLSEDFMNYPTLIEVARSNASAENITQKVYLVAHADKHQLLAQLLRGDDAKQAIVFTKTKITASRLAKQLQREGVSADAIHGDKSQLERMQALDAFKQGKIAVLIATDVAARGLDIDSLPMVINYEIPHAAEDYVHRIGRTGRAGASGTAISLVSPEEEKYLADIEKLIKTEIKRERADFPEHAAKPHRAARAEPAERSREHHAPAPKKPSHDPWFDKPYEPSTSAPAPVKKPAEPAASKPKAQIPALFVRRSS; encoded by the coding sequence TTGAACACCGTTAGTTTTGCCGATCTGAAGCTGGCGCCCGAAATTCTCAGGGCACTCACCGAATCCGGTTACACCATACCCACCCCGGTCCAAGCCCAAGCCATTCCAGTGGTGCTGGAAGGCCACGACCTGATGGCGGGTGCGCAGACGGGCACGGGCAAGACCGCGGCGTTCGCGCTGCCCATGCTGCAAAAATTGCTGCCCCATGCCAGTTCCAGCACCTCACCTGCGAAGCATCCGGTGCGTGCACTCATCCTGGTGCCGACGCGCGAGCTGGCGATCCAGGTGGAGGAGAGCGTCAAGACTTACGCGAAGCATACCAACCTGCGTTCGCTGGTGGTGTTCGGCGGCGTGGATATTAAAACGCAGACGCCGCATCTGAAAACCGGTGTGGAGATTCTGGTGGCGACGCCCGGGCGCTTGCTGGATCACATCGAACAAAAGACAGTGCAATTGAATCTGGTGCAGATGCTGGTGCTGGACGAAGCGGATCGAATGCTGGACATGGGCTTCATGCCGGCGCTGAAGCGCATCCTGGCCTTACTGCCCAGACAGCGCCAAAGTCTGATGTTCTCCGCCACATTCTCGAACGAGATCAAGAAGCTCTCTGAAGATTTCATGAACTACCCGACCTTGATCGAAGTCGCGCGCAGCAACGCTTCGGCCGAGAACATCACGCAAAAAGTCTATCTGGTCGCTCACGCCGACAAGCATCAACTGCTGGCGCAATTGTTGCGCGGCGACGATGCGAAACAAGCCATCGTGTTCACCAAGACCAAAATCACTGCCAGCCGCCTCGCCAAGCAGTTGCAGCGCGAAGGCGTGTCTGCCGATGCCATTCACGGCGACAAGAGCCAGCTGGAGCGCATGCAGGCGCTGGATGCGTTCAAGCAGGGCAAGATCGCCGTGCTGATCGCCACCGATGTGGCTGCGCGCGGGTTGGATATCGACAGCCTGCCCATGGTCATCAACTACGAAATACCGCATGCTGCCGAAGATTATGTGCATCGTATCGGACGCACGGGCAGGGCGGGCGCATCCGGCACCGCGATCTCGCTGGTTTCGCCGGAAGAAGAAAAATACCTGGCGGATATCGAAAAACTGATCAAGACCGAGATCAAGAGAGAACGTGCCGATTTTCCTGAGCATGCCGCAAAGCCGCACCGGGCGGCGCGTGCAGAACCCGCGGAGCGCAGCCGCGAACACCATGCTCCGGCGCCGAAGAAGCCCAGTCATGATCCCTGGTTCGATAAACCTTACGAACCGAGTACCAGTGCACCTGCACCCGTAAAGAAGCCTGCCGAACCGGCGGCAAGCAAACCCAAAGCGCAGATCCCTGCGTTATTCGTGCGCCGCTCTAGCTGA
- a CDS encoding AEC family transporter produces the protein MSVAQTIIPIFLLILLGVAMHHWFGMREDFWPQLERLIYYVFFPALLFNSLSHFKIDLGAAMPMLIVAMLYMLAGIALGYAAKFLFHAPSKVFAATFQSSFRFNSYVGLAIAGGMHGQDGLAAIGLLMGFMVPVANVAAVLALARHSESHWLKEILSNPLILSTASGIAVSFSGLELPVLLNATLGLLSQASLPMGLIAVGAGLRLQGLHSHLGTLWYGVVIKLLVLPAIAWGLARAFGLSGVYFNIAVLMAALPVSTVSYVLARRMGGDGDTIAAQVMLSTLLAALTLPLWLLLMGL, from the coding sequence ATGTCCGTCGCGCAAACCATCATTCCGATCTTTTTGCTGATCCTGCTCGGTGTTGCCATGCACCACTGGTTCGGCATGCGCGAAGATTTCTGGCCGCAACTGGAACGCCTGATCTATTACGTGTTCTTTCCCGCGCTGCTGTTCAATTCCCTCTCTCATTTCAAGATCGATCTGGGCGCTGCGATGCCGATGCTGATCGTTGCCATGCTGTACATGCTTGCAGGTATAGCGTTGGGTTACGCCGCGAAATTCCTGTTTCATGCGCCGTCCAAAGTATTCGCTGCAACGTTCCAGTCGTCATTTCGTTTCAATAGTTATGTCGGTCTCGCCATCGCGGGAGGCATGCACGGACAAGACGGTCTCGCCGCTATCGGCTTGCTGATGGGTTTCATGGTCCCCGTCGCCAATGTTGCAGCGGTGTTGGCGCTGGCACGCCACAGTGAAAGCCACTGGCTCAAGGAGATATTGAGCAATCCCTTGATCCTCTCCACCGCAAGCGGTATCGCCGTGAGTTTTTCAGGTCTGGAGTTGCCTGTGCTGCTCAATGCCACGCTGGGTCTGTTGTCGCAGGCCTCGCTGCCGATGGGGTTGATCGCCGTCGGTGCGGGACTGCGTTTGCAGGGCTTGCACAGTCATCTTGGTACCTTGTGGTATGGCGTGGTGATCAAACTGCTGGTGTTGCCCGCAATCGCGTGGGGATTGGCCAGGGCGTTCGGATTGAGCGGCGTGTATTTCAATATCGCCGTATTGATGGCTGCACTGCCGGTATCCACCGTATCCTACGTGCTGGCGAGGCGCATGGGCGGCGATGGAGATACTATCGCCGCCCAGGTGATGCTGAGCACATTGCTGGCCGCGTTGACGCTACCGTTGTGGTTGCTGTTGATGGGGTTGTGA
- a CDS encoding ABC transporter ATP-binding protein, whose product MQPQIHISKVSKVFSTGGREVVALDDINLEVIPGEFICLLGPSGCGKSTLLNAIAGFSLPTAGSVIVDGRLVQAPGPDRGMVFQEYALFPWMTVEKNIAFGLEIKKQPKAQIRENVSALLEMLNLQDFRDRYPKDLSGGMRQRVAIARVLALDSPILLMDEPFGALDSLTRRNLQDELLRIWTEFRKTIIFVTHSIEESIYLADRIVVMTYRPGTIKKIVSVTMPRQRDPSSVEFNNLKKELALLVMEEQTRHNQNEIKVPAAD is encoded by the coding sequence ATGCAGCCACAAATCCATATCAGCAAAGTAAGCAAAGTATTCAGCACAGGCGGTCGCGAAGTCGTTGCACTGGATGACATCAATCTGGAAGTCATACCCGGAGAATTCATCTGCCTGCTCGGTCCGTCCGGTTGCGGCAAATCCACCCTGCTCAATGCGATCGCGGGCTTTTCGCTGCCCACTGCCGGCAGCGTCATCGTTGACGGCAGGCTGGTGCAAGCGCCGGGGCCGGACCGCGGCATGGTGTTTCAGGAATATGCCCTGTTCCCGTGGATGACTGTGGAGAAGAACATCGCCTTCGGACTCGAGATCAAGAAGCAGCCCAAGGCGCAGATCAGGGAGAATGTGAGCGCTTTGCTCGAAATGCTCAACTTGCAGGACTTTCGCGACCGTTACCCGAAAGACCTGTCCGGCGGCATGCGCCAGCGCGTTGCGATCGCCCGGGTGCTGGCACTGGATTCCCCGATCCTGCTGATGGATGAACCCTTCGGCGCGCTCGACTCGCTCACCCGGCGCAATCTGCAGGACGAACTGTTGCGCATCTGGACGGAATTCAGGAAGACCATCATCTTTGTCACGCACAGCATCGAAGAATCCATCTACCTTGCCGACCGCATCGTCGTGATGACCTATCGCCCCGGTACGATCAAGAAGATCGTGAGCGTTACCATGCCGCGCCAGCGCGATCCGAGTTCAGTCGAGTTCAACAACCTCAAGAAGGAACTGGCGTTGCTGGTGATGGAAGAACAGACCCGGCACAACCAGAATGAGATCAAGGTGCCTGCTGCAGACTGA
- a CDS encoding ABC transporter permease, whose protein sequence is MKNILARLYASLQGLLVPAILLAIWQYLSTHAIVNPQILPAPTAVIAKWWEYLLPTEAFDPSQSGYLTWLFSGEMIRDAYASMYRVVVGFLVGTALALPLGLLMGANDRIYKLFNPLIQILRPIPPIAFIPLSILWFGLGNPPAIFLIVIGAFFPVLMNTIAGVRHVDGIYIRAARSLGASQTTLFLRVMLPAATPYILTGARIGVGTAFIVVIVAEMIAVNNGLGYRILEAREFFWSDKIIAGMFTIGLLGLAIDSGMNRLNNYLLKWHRGIESN, encoded by the coding sequence ATGAAAAATATACTGGCAAGATTATATGCATCCCTGCAGGGACTTCTGGTGCCCGCCATTTTACTGGCGATCTGGCAGTACCTGTCCACACACGCCATCGTCAATCCGCAGATACTGCCGGCCCCCACGGCAGTGATCGCGAAATGGTGGGAATATCTGCTGCCCACGGAAGCGTTCGATCCGTCACAATCCGGCTACCTGACCTGGCTGTTTTCCGGTGAAATGATCCGCGATGCCTATGCCAGCATGTATCGCGTTGTGGTGGGCTTTCTGGTTGGTACTGCCCTGGCATTGCCACTGGGCCTGCTGATGGGAGCGAACGACCGCATCTACAAACTGTTCAACCCCTTGATCCAGATCCTGCGCCCGATCCCGCCCATCGCTTTCATCCCGCTATCGATACTCTGGTTCGGATTGGGCAACCCGCCCGCGATCTTCCTGATCGTGATCGGCGCGTTCTTCCCCGTGCTGATGAACACCATCGCGGGTGTGCGCCACGTCGACGGCATCTACATCCGCGCCGCCCGGAGTCTGGGAGCGAGCCAGACCACCCTGTTCCTGCGCGTGATGCTGCCGGCCGCGACCCCTTATATCCTGACGGGTGCGCGCATCGGTGTCGGCACCGCTTTCATCGTGGTGATCGTGGCCGAAATGATCGCGGTCAACAACGGCCTCGGCTACCGCATCCTGGAGGCGCGCGAGTTCTTCTGGTCGGACAAGATCATCGCCGGCATGTTCACGATCGGATTGCTCGGTTTGGCCATCGACTCGGGCATGAACCGACTAAACAATTATTTGCTCAAGTGGCACAGAGGAATCGAAAGCAATTGA
- a CDS encoding ABC transporter substrate-binding protein, whose product MKSSKIILIACALFLSLGAQAAPDVVRLGNLKFAHYGAVSYMKEIASKYNLVIEERVFAKGLDILPATIAGEIDIAASALDAAVAGRANGVPIYVVAGFAKGGARIVGRPDLNIKSVADLRGKKVGVARGGAQELLLAAELSKNNLTWSDQPGKDVQIFFMPFADLNQALMQKNIDAMCQSEPQSSQAINKGYGVEVVKPYDTPIGEPVRVLVMTEKMYNEKRDVAERVLKLFVEATRTFQENPKLAEKYVREQMFKNQISHEDYQDAMSNASFTYDVSLEHVQVTADLMKKYGVGKLAIVPAAKDWVRLDLLDKAKKEMKIK is encoded by the coding sequence ATGAAGTCTTCAAAAATAATTCTGATCGCATGTGCTTTGTTCCTTTCGCTGGGCGCGCAGGCCGCACCGGATGTCGTCAGGCTGGGCAACCTGAAGTTCGCCCATTACGGGGCGGTCTCTTACATGAAGGAGATCGCGTCCAAATACAACCTGGTGATCGAGGAAAGAGTCTTTGCCAAAGGTCTCGACATTCTTCCGGCAACCATAGCGGGTGAGATCGACATCGCCGCCAGTGCGCTTGATGCCGCTGTCGCGGGGCGCGCCAATGGAGTACCCATCTACGTGGTCGCGGGCTTTGCCAAAGGCGGCGCACGCATTGTCGGCCGCCCTGACCTGAACATCAAATCGGTAGCCGATCTCAGGGGCAAGAAGGTAGGCGTGGCGCGCGGAGGTGCGCAGGAATTGTTGCTGGCTGCGGAACTGTCCAAGAACAACCTGACATGGTCAGATCAGCCGGGCAAGGATGTGCAGATATTCTTCATGCCGTTTGCCGACCTGAACCAGGCATTGATGCAAAAGAATATCGACGCCATGTGCCAGTCCGAGCCGCAATCTTCACAAGCAATCAACAAGGGCTACGGCGTGGAAGTGGTGAAACCCTACGACACGCCGATCGGCGAGCCGGTGCGGGTACTGGTGATGACGGAAAAGATGTATAACGAAAAACGCGATGTCGCCGAACGGGTGCTCAAACTGTTCGTGGAAGCAACCAGGACTTTCCAGGAAAATCCCAAACTGGCAGAAAAATATGTACGCGAACAGATGTTCAAGAATCAGATCTCCCATGAAGACTATCAGGATGCCATGAGCAATGCGTCATTCACTTATGACGTCAGTCTCGAACATGTGCAGGTCACTGCAGACCTGATGAAGAAATACGGTGTTGGCAAACTGGCGATCGTACCGGCGGCGAAAGATTGGGTACGCCTCGATCTGCTCGACAAGGCAAAAAAAGAAATGAAGATCAAGTAG